The Scomber japonicus isolate fScoJap1 chromosome 13, fScoJap1.pri, whole genome shotgun sequence genome includes a window with the following:
- the ompb gene encoding olfactory marker protein b — MSTELELPFRSDTQLTEVMRLRVQSLQQRGLKRQDGERLLQPNEAVYRLDFSDQSLRFSHWTVRLSQPGRLTITATSQLWTPDLTHLMTRQLLEPVGAFWRAPGATDDTPIQCHEADAHEFGERIAELAKVRKVMYFLFAFADGCNPQTVDCSITFTVDS; from the coding sequence ACCCAGCTGACGGAGGTGATGCGCCTGCGGGTTCAGTCCCTGCAGCAGCGTGGGCTGAAGAGGCAGGACGGCGAGCGCCTGCTGCAGCCCAACGAGGCCGTGTACCGACTAGACTTCTCCGATCAGTCCCTCCGATTCTCCCACTGGACGGTGCGTCTGTCCCAGCCGGGTCGCCTCACCATCACAGCCACCTCGCAGCTCTGGACGCCCGACCTCACCCACCTGATGACCCGTCAGCTGCTGGAGCCCGTCGGGGCTTTCTGGAGGGCGCCGGGGGCCACCGACGATACGCCCATCCAATGCCATGAAGCTGACGCACATGAGTTTGGAGAGAGGATCGCCGAGCTGGCCAAGGTAAGGAAGGTgatgtacttcctgtttgcCTTTGCGGATGGCTGCAACCCCCAGACTGTCGACTGCTCCATCACCTTCACAGTGGACAGCTGA